A genomic stretch from Bacillus marinisedimentorum includes:
- the purF gene encoding amidophosphoribosyltransferase: protein MVAEIKGLNEECGVFGVWGHPDAAHMTYYGLHSLQHRGQEGTGIVVNDGDQLLHEKGLGLVTEVFNDEKLKALPGNAAIGHVRYSTAGGGGFANVQPLVFRSQKGGLALAHNGNLVNANALRHQLESQGSIFQTTSDTEVLAHLIKRSGFITLKDQVINALQMLKGAYAFLIMTENELMVALDPHGLRPLSIGTIGDAVVVASETCAFDVVGAEYIRDVEPGELLIINDDGMTSERFSTANRAICSMEYIYFSRPDSNISGINVHSARKNLGKELAKEAPIEADVVTGVPDSSISAAIGYAEEAGIPYELGLIKNRYVGRTFIQPTQEMREQGVKMKLSPVRGIVEGKRVVMVDDSIVRGTTSRRIVKMLREAGATEVHVRISSPPIKNPCFYGIDTSTTSELIAATHTLEQMREEIGADTLSFLSPEGMVNAIGRKDDGEYKGQCLACFNGKYPTDIFADTVLPHEKETV, encoded by the coding sequence ATGGTTGCTGAAATCAAAGGGTTAAACGAAGAATGCGGCGTTTTCGGCGTTTGGGGCCATCCTGATGCGGCCCATATGACATATTACGGCCTCCACAGCCTCCAGCACCGCGGCCAGGAAGGCACCGGCATCGTCGTGAATGATGGTGACCAGCTCCTTCACGAAAAAGGGCTCGGTCTTGTCACGGAAGTTTTTAATGATGAAAAACTGAAGGCCCTTCCCGGCAATGCGGCTATCGGCCATGTCAGATATTCGACTGCGGGGGGCGGCGGCTTTGCCAACGTGCAGCCGCTCGTGTTCCGTTCGCAAAAAGGCGGCCTCGCGCTTGCCCACAACGGCAACCTCGTCAATGCCAATGCGCTCAGGCACCAGTTGGAGAGCCAGGGCAGTATCTTCCAGACGACTTCCGATACGGAAGTGCTGGCGCATCTGATCAAGCGCAGCGGTTTTATCACGCTGAAGGACCAGGTGATCAATGCCCTGCAAATGCTGAAGGGCGCCTATGCATTTTTGATCATGACCGAGAATGAACTGATGGTGGCGCTTGACCCGCACGGCCTGCGCCCGCTGTCGATCGGCACGATCGGTGATGCGGTTGTCGTGGCATCAGAGACATGTGCGTTTGATGTCGTCGGTGCGGAATATATCCGTGACGTTGAGCCCGGCGAACTGCTTATCATCAATGATGACGGCATGACGTCAGAGCGGTTCTCAACGGCCAACCGTGCGATCTGCAGTATGGAATACATTTATTTTTCCAGGCCGGACAGCAATATTTCGGGCATCAACGTCCACAGCGCCCGTAAAAACCTCGGCAAAGAGCTGGCGAAGGAAGCGCCGATTGAAGCGGATGTCGTAACAGGTGTTCCGGATTCGAGCATCTCGGCTGCCATCGGCTATGCGGAGGAAGCGGGCATCCCGTATGAACTCGGGCTGATTAAAAACCGCTATGTCGGCAGGACGTTCATCCAGCCGACCCAGGAAATGCGGGAACAGGGCGTCAAGATGAAACTGTCGCCGGTCCGCGGCATCGTCGAAGGGAAGCGCGTCGTCATGGTCGATGATTCGATTGTGCGCGGCACAACAAGCCGCCGGATCGTCAAAATGCTGCGCGAAGCGGGAGCGACCGAGGTCCATGTCCGGATCAGTTCACCGCCGATCAAAAACCCTTGTTTCTACGGCATTGACACGTCAACTACGTCTGAACTGATCGCGGCGACACATACGCTCGAACAGATGCGGGAAGAAATCGGTGCGGACACCCTTTCATTCTTAAGTCCGGAAGGGATGGTCAACGCTATCGGGCGCAAGGATGACGGCGAATACAAGGGTCAATGCCTGGCGTGTTTCAACGGCAAGTATCCGACCGATATTTTTGCCGATACGGTCCTTCCTCATGAAAAAGAAACAGTGTAA